In Massilia sp. METH4, the genomic window CCGCTGCCCGGCGGCCAGGCCGGCGCGCCTCCGCCGAGAGGCATGCCGACGGGGCCCAGCCATTCCGCCTCGCCCGCGGCGCGGCCGTAATGGTCGAATTCGGGCCACGTGCACAGCAGCGGCGCGTCGCCCAGCAGCAGGCGGGCCGCATGCAGCAGTTCCGGCGCACCGTGCATCTCCAGCACTGCATTGACGACATTGAGCACATGCGCTTCCGCCCGGGCCAGGCGCTGGTGCCCCACCTCTTCCCAGTCGCGCAGGCAGGGCAGCGCGCGGTCGGCCGGCGGGCTGGTAAACCCGGTACCGACGGAACTGGTGGGCAGGTGTAAGGTGCGCGCCGCCAGCAGCGCGGTGGGTGCGTAGTCGGCCACCACGAGGTCGGGCTCCAGGGCGTCAAACAGGGCGCGCCAGCCCGCGACCAGGCCCGCCAGGCCGGGTACCTCCAGGTAGCCCTTCGCCAGCAGGATTTCGGCAAGGCTGGCCTCGTTGGCTGGCATCCCTTCCGTGCGATGCAGCCAGACGGGCGCCTGCAGGCGCGGCACGGGCAGGTCCGCCAGCACGCGCTGCGTATGGCCCAGGTCGCGCAGCGACAGGCTCACGCGATGGCCCCGCGCCAGCAGCACGCGCGCCAGTGCCTTCAGCCGGCCGGCGTGCCCCATCCCGCCCCCCATTTCCCATGCCAGGTGTATGTGTGCCATGTGTAGGAGTCCAAGCGCCCGCGCGGGGCGGCGTTGTCATTATATCGACTTAAGAACGGCTGACAAAACCTTGTGCTTGTCCTACTGGCAACAACCACGTACACTTTGGCAATACCAACAGCTGCTTTCGGCCAAGAGTGGTCATACAAGTTGTATCCAAAAAGTGCGGCCTTGCAAGGAAGTCAATTGAATTTTGCAGAACTTGCTTGTAAGCGAATTGATGCGTCGTGGATTAAAACCCACGACTATATTGATTGGGCAAATGATTTGCTTGAAGGCGGTTGCGACGCACCGAGCGTTTGGGAACTTGCTTCATGCCGTTGGGACGTCGACGCCGATCCAGACCAAGTGGAACGGCTATTCCAGTCCTGCATATGCGAACTGGGGCTCGAACTACCGAGTGACTGGTACAGCGCTCTGTGTGCTTATTCTGGTAGCATCTGCGCAAAAATGCTTAAAGGTGAAATGTTGCCGTGGGAGTGCGTGCAAGAAATGCTAACCATTTCCGACGATCACAACGAACCATACATTCATTCGATCTGGATCGATCTTGTAGACGACCTTGAAGCATGGAGAACTAATCCCGAGCGTATTCAATTTAACAGGATACTTGCTCTGGGAGATCCGGAAGAATGCATTCGGATAGTCGCTCAGCAATTTATTGCCCTCTGCTCCGCATCTCTACCTGAAAAATTTCCGTGGATTTGGCGTTTCGATTTGTGCGAGGCAGTTAGTGAGGAAAACACCTTCACTAAAGCAAAAACGTGCACATGTACCAGATGTGGCGGTGTCTGTGGGATGAAGAACATGCGGTTTTTCGAACATCGAGACGTATTAGTAAAAATGTTCCTCAGCGGCAGGAAGGGCAACCCGCTGCGCTGAGCTAAGTCCGCTTTGGGGCGGGAGCCGCCTATCGTATCAGCTCCAAAGTTTTTCAGTTTGGCAACATGGTATGCTAGCTCGACCGGCCGGAATCGGCCAAATCCGGTCTTCTCGTAACGCTCTGCAGGCTTACCTCGACATCCTTCGGAGGTGCTGGGGCGTGGGCAAACAATTGAATAAGGACTTCTTTACACAGCCCCGGGCCAAGCGCACCCGACCAAGCTTCTTTCGTGCTGTTCCAGTGGCAACATCGTAAGGTCCGCATATCATCATTATAATATGAATGTCATCACAACCACCCGCCGCTTCGTCCTGCGCGAATTCGAACCGCCCGATGCCGACCTATTCGTGGCCTACCAAACCGCGCCCGACTTTGCGATGTTTCACCTCGCCAGCGAGCGAGGAGAAGACCATGCCCGCCGCGTCTTTCGCCTGTTCCTCGACTGGCAGCTCGAGCGGCCGCGCGACAATTACCAGCTGGCGATCGCAGCTCTTGAGCGTCCTGCCAACCTGATTGGAAGCTGCGGCATCCGCCAGGAGCGCTGCGCCGAGGGGGAAGCGGTGTTCGGCATCGAATTGGCACGGTCTTATTGGGGCCGCTTTCGCTATGCGCAAGAGGTTTCGGAGGCGCTTATCAACTGGGCATTCGATACCTTGCAGCTGTCGGCGCTCGTGGCCGACACGGCATTCGAGAATGACGCCGTCGCCCGGCTGGCCGAAGCCTGCGGATTCGTGCGTACCCATGCCGACGAAAAGCAGTGGTGGCGCCTCGAACGCTCGGCCTGGCACGGTAACATCACCTAGCGCCAAAGCGCCGCCTGGCGTGAAGTCGTGCAATCGCGGGCAAAACGGTCTGGAGTCTCATGGCTCATTTATCGAAGAAAGAATAGAGGCTTTCTCCAGCAACTGAACGTCCGCAATGAGGCGATAGGGGACATTCACGTGAGCAACCGACCATCCATCTAGCGGCGGTCTACCCAATCATGATGAGGAAAGCTCGCGTACCGAAGCACACCGTCCAGAACCTACTAGAATGAGCAAAAGCGTGCTATTTCAATCCAAATAGAAGGACCACTTCCCCAATATGCTCTAGCGATATCGCGACGTGATCTCGTTTGCTCTATTTCAAATGAATGGAAGTCTAAAACAACCTTATCTCCACTCCACGGCCCAACCTTTTAGATACCTTTAGAGGAGGAGCCGACCATGCACTAGGAAGCAATCCAGCCGGTGAATCTGCCCGTCACCGATTTTCTGGAACTAGAATTTTATTTGACGGATACACGCCCCGGTGTCAATCCCGAGGTTTTCGTCGCAGAACTGGTAAGCGTTGGCTTACGATAGAGAGCGAGCGGCTTGCCTTGCGGAAGAGCGGCCCCGCCTTGCGGGCTTTTCAGTGGAAAAACCTGTTTATACCGGACGGTACCAATCTGCAGACCCGATATCGGGACACCGTCGAGCTTGCCAAGGTGTGCGGCGACCGAATCGTTTCGCACGATGGCCTCGTCTTGACACCGTCGCAGTTTGCCAATCGCCACGGCGACGGGCGTAACGCCTGGCGCTTCGTGTGGCTGCGATTTCACGGCAAGGAGCAGTGGGTACGCGCCTGTGACTGCCGCGCCCGTATCGATGAGCACCGCAACGGCAGATCTGCGCAGACTGATCCCGTCTAACGCGATCCATAAGCAAATTGCCGGGTGACCGGCATTAGACCAGTCCATGACTTTTGCGGGCAAAATGACCGAATCAGTTTCTAGACGGGCGATTTTGGCCAGGCTTAGAGCGCCTAACAAAACCTCTCAACGTATCTCCAACAGATGAGTGAGCACGCGAGCGAAAGAAAGGCCTGGTGAATGTCGGCCCTCCGTTCATAACGGATGCGCAGTCTGCGAAAACGGTGCAGCCATCCAAGTGTGCGTTCAACGACCCAACGCCATCGGCCTAGCCTTTCGCGTGACTCGACGCCGTAACGTGCAATCCGAGCTGAGATTCCTCGCCGGCGCAGCCAGGCCCGATGCGCCCTCGAAGCGTACGCTCGATCAGCATGTAGCTTACCTGGCCGTTTCCTCGCCCGGCCGGACAGCCCTTTAACAGCTGGGATCGATTCTACGAGAGGGATGAGTAGGCGCGAGTCATGGACCTGAGCGCCAGTGATTTGAGCTACCAGAGGCAGGCCACGCTGATCGACTAGTAAATGGTGTTTGCAGCCGAGCTTGCCGCGATCGGTCGGATTCCGGCCGGTATGCACGCCACCAGCCGGTGCCGGTACGCTCGCTGCATCAATGCAAGCTCGATCCCACATGATCTGGTCATACCCTCGAAGGCGCCGCAGGACTGCCTCATGGACGCGCTGCCAAACACCGGCTTGCATCCATTGGTGAAGGCGACGCCAGCACGTCATGCCGCTGCCGCACCCAAGCTCACGCGGCAGGTATTCCCAAGGTATTCCAGTTTTGAGAACAAACAGAATGCCCGTCAGGGCTGCACGATCGTTGATCCGCGGTCGTCCACCTTTCGGCGAGCGACTGTAAGCAGGAAGATGAGCTTCTATAAGCGACCAAAGGTCGTCGGGGAGAAGTGCTTGGGCCATGGCAGCAGTCCGCCGGTGAAAACGGCCGTCATCTTATGCTCAGAACTGCGGCCATGTGCGTCCGCTTCCGCCCCAAAGCTGCCGTTGGCATGCGGACTAAATTACACCCCACCACATCTGCCGGGTCGCGACGGCTGGCACGAGATCGTCCGCCACCGACGAAACTGTGTCGAATGAGGCGTTTGCCTCGGCAGGCTTTTTGTCCTGCATTGCGGAATAGCCGGCGGTGCCGCAAACCGATCGCTTGAAGGACTCGAACTCTCGAAAATCCCAGCAGGCGAACGACCAAGTCCCAGCGGGCAGCACATGCGTAATAACGTCCATGTCCCACCTATAGCAGAGACGCAGCCGTAGTCTATGAACTGGGGAGGGCAAGTCACTGTCGCCAGATGGAAGCCGGAGAAGTCTGACCAAGCCAATTTCCAGGCGAGTTCCGCGCCCGTAGTCAGTCACGTCCTCATAGCATGCGATCCCATCGCCATTCTCAGCAAGGACGTCAGAAAACCGGATGGTGGTCCAAAACTCTTCCATGGCGTCGAACGCGATTGGCAGAGTTAGGGCTGAAAGCTTCAGCGACCGAGAGCGGAGGAAAGCTCGAAACTCTTTTTCCACTTGGGAGGAATCTTTTAGAAGCATCGACTATTTGAAAAAACGAGGCTAACTGGCAGTCCACGACCGTCCGCTACTGCCCATCTCGGCCGTTCATTGTACGGCGGCAACCGACCATTGTGTACGATCACACCTCAGCGTCGTAGACTTCTTTCTCGAGCGCTGCAGTGAGCTTGGCACACAATTTGGTGATCCATCCCCTAAAAAGCAGAGGATCGGTATTTCCAGCGACCAGCAACCCGCTTGGCTCGACGGAAGCCCCAATGAAAAACTCGCTGCCCCACGGCCCGAACCAGGTCGAATGCTCTTCAAGCCACCCATCCATTGAACGATATACGGTCGTGACCTTGGCCCAGTCGGACTCAGAAAGGCCATAAGGCAAATTTAGAGTGATTGACTGCATTCTTGGATGTTCTGGTGTGCGCTAGGTCCGCTGTTGGCAGTTCTTGGCCGAACTCGGCCGTTCGCGACAGGATAGCATGTCGCCGAAGCAGAAAGTCACGGCCTGTCGCGACAGGCAGCTACCGCCCCAAAGCGGACCTTCACAATGATGGCATGAGAGAGCAGCTAGACAATGCGTCCCTCGTTCCGGATAGCTTCATACATGCGCTCTACGTACTTGCGATCCTTCGTATCGGGAAGTAAAACGTCTACTTGATGCAGAATAGTCTTCGCATGAGCGCATGAGATTTGAATCGGGTTAACAGCGTAGGGACGTTCGACAATAACAGGCTTTTCGTAGGCAATGGCGTTGCTTCCCTCTAGGACAACTGGAAGGAGAAGCCAGTAGTACGAACCGTTTGCTCCCTGAAACGAGGCACATAGTGACCCACCGTCTCGAAGCATTTCAATGCCATGCGCAAGGGCGATTGATGGAAGCATATCCTGAATAGACCCTAGAGTTGAAACGAACGTCCGCTTCTGGCCGAAAGCGGCCGGTCGCATTGCCAAAGTGTACGTGCTTGTTGCCACCAGGACAAGCAGCGGGTTTTGTTAGGCGCTCTTAGAGAACGGCAGTCTATTTTGGACTGGTTTAGTCCGCCCCCACGAAGGGGACTCCTGTCCCACCTACGGTTCTCCTGCCCCATACATGCCGAGGATCAAACATTGGCTTTGGGCAAAGCGGCCGGTTGTGCCAGTCTGTGTTTTTTGCGGTTCGGCAGATTACTATGCTCTGGCCAACGGCCGAGATCTCGCAAATCCGTACTATCGTGGACTGCCGGGGCAGCCTCGTTTCTCACTAATAGCTTATGCTTTTAAAAGATCCCTCCCAGGTTGAGGGCACCCCGAACTGCGGCGGCACCGCATTGTCACCGAGAAACGATCCCTACCTGGGACTTATGACCAGCGGGCCGGCATTCACCTCGCCCTCCCTTTGCTTGCCTGCCCTCTCATCTGCCACAGCTGGCCGGACAGGCTTCGTCAACCGCCGCGCGCAAACGATGACGAGGGGCGTCGCCCCGTTCCTGTAATCCCTCTCTTACACGGGCACGGGATGCCTGCTGCTACTCAGCCCGGCTATGGCACAGCATACTCGTTATACAGATGACAACGCTCTTAATAAGAGTCAACGCCTAAGAGACCTTCACAGCCGCCTGGATAAAGAGACAAGAATGCCCACTACCGCCCTCGCCCAACTTCCCCAGTCCACCGTCGATACCGGCAGCGCCAAGGCCGTGTACGACGCCTTGCATGATGGCGCCGATCCCGGCGTCGCCGCCGCGTACCTCGAAGCCCGGCTGGCCGAAGCGGCGGCCCTGCCGTGCGACCTGCCCGGCACGATCGACGAGATGGCCGCGTGGATCACGCGGCATACGGACGCGGTCGGTGCCGAGTACCGCGCCTATCTTGCCGCGCGCAAGGGCGGCGCACCGCGCCGCTTCTTCAAGACCCGTTCGCAGGCGCTGTATTTCCTGAAGGCCGTGGCCCCCACCAAGCTCGTGGATGGCGCCTGGCTGTATGGCGTGCTTGATCGCTGGCAAGATCCCGATTACCTCCCGCTCATCCGCATCTACCTGGAAGAGCTGGGTAACGGCGTGCCGGACAAGAACCACGTAACGATCTACCGGAAGCTGCTGGAACAGCACGGCTGCGAGAACTGGCAGGGCCTGCCGGACCGGCACTATGTGCAGGGCGCGATTCAGCTGGCCCTGGCCGCGGGTGCTGATGATTTCCTGCCGGAACTGATCGGGTACAACCTCGGCTACGAACAGCTGCCCCTGCACCTGCTGATCACCTCGTACGAGTTGAACGAGCTGGGCATCGATCCCTATTACTTCACGCTGCACGTCACCGTCGACAATGCCGACACCGGCCACGCGCATACCGCCCTGGAGGCCGTGAAGCGCCTGCTGCCGCGCGTGGGCGACCGCGCGGCATTCCTGCGCCGCGTCGCGGCCGGCTTCCGGCTCAACGACCTGGGCATCGGCACCGTCGAGGCCATCGCCTCGTTCGACCTGGAACGGGAAACCGTGGCCATGCTGGCCTCGAAGGCCGTGGTCGGCAAGAACATGCACTCGGATTACTGCCGCGTTGCCGGCCGCACCGTGAACGATTGGCTGGCCGAGCCGGGCCAGATCCCGACTTTTCTCGAAAAGCTCGAGCAGCAGGGCTGGATCCGTCGCGGCGAGCCGGCCGAAAACAGCCGCTTCTGGAAACTGATCAACGGCGAGCGGGCCGAGATGTTCGGCGTGTTCAGCCCCTACGAACAGCAACTGCTGCAGGACTGGATCGTGACCCCGCGCGACGGCTCCGAGCCGGCCATTGCACGCGTGCCGAGCCACCGCGCCTTGCGCCGCAGCCTCGACACGCTCGACCAGGCGCCGGCGCGCAACACGGCCCCGCGCGGCGTCATCCGCCATACCTTCCCCGCCGACGAGCACGCCTGGCAGACGATCGGCTGCGAACTGCGCCTGCTCGAAGCCCAGCTGGCCGCCACGTCGAGCAAGGACGAGGCGATGACCATGTTGATCGGGCTGATGGCGCCGAGCCAGCACCACACCTCCGCCGGCCTGATGGCCACGCGCGTGTTCAACCGTTTGTACCAGTGAAGCACCGCCGTGCCGCCGGCACGGTAGCGCGACCACTGGCGGCGCGGCAAACCACTACACCATAACGACTCGAGGGGATACGATGATGAATGTCACCGCAAGCGGCGGCCCGGCCGACCTGGGGGCCGCTGCGGCGGCTCCTGCCGATCTTTCCGCACCTGCCACCGCCTCCACCACGCCACGCACGCTGCCGCTGCCCGACGCGGCGGCGCTGGTGGAGCTGGGCCGCGCCCTGCGCAAGGCCCGCTACCGCTTCACCACCGTCACGCCGGCCACGCACAGCCGCGTCAAGGGACGCAGCGACCACGTGTGGGCACGCGACCTGGCCGACGTCTTCGGCTGGAGCCGCCCGTTCCGCGCCGACGCCCTTGCCCCCGAGCTGCTCGCGCTGATGATCCGCGCGGGCATCGCCCAGCCGCATCGCGACGGCTGGCGCTCCACACTGCGTGTCTCTTCGCTGGGCGACGCGCTGTACTTCCACTCGGCCTACCCCACCAGCGAGAGCGATGCCGTGTTCTTCGGCCCGGACACCTACCGTTTCGCCCGCGCGCTACGGGCCGAGCTGGCCGTGATCGAGGCCGGCGGCCGGCCGGTGAAACGGGCCGCCGACGTGGGAGCCGGTGCCGGCCCCGGCGCGCTGACGATCGCGCGCAGCCAGCCGGGCGCGGAAGTGCTGGCCCTGGACATCAACGGCCGCGCCATGCACCTGTGCCGCGTGAACGCACAATTGGCCGAGTTGCCGAACGTGGCCGTGCGCCACAGCAACCTGCTGCAGGACGTGCCGGGCGACTTCGACCTGATCGTATCGAACCCGCCCTACCTGCTGGACAAGTCCGAACGCGCCTACCGGCACGGCGGCGGCGAGCTCGGCGCCGGCCTGTCGATCGCGCTCACGAAACAGGCCATCGGCCGCCTGGCGCCGGGCGGCAGCCTGCTGCTGTACACGGGCGTGGCGATGGTGCGCAACGAAGACCCGTTCCTGCGCCGCGTCGAGCCGATGCTCACGCAGGCGGGCATGAACTGGCACTACGAGGAGCTCGATCCGGACGTGTTCGGCGAAGAACTCGATACCCCGGCGTACGCCGAGGCGGACCGCATCGCGGCCGTGTGGCTGAAAGCATCGAAACCCCTGCATTGAAAGACACCATGACCCAAGAAATGAAAGCCACCGTCGTCACGCACGGCGGTGCCGGCGGCAGCCGCGACCAGGACGACGGCTGCCAGTTCGCGGCCCGCACGGGCCTGGACCGCGTGGCCGGCGGCGGCAGTGCGCTGGACGGCGCCGTGGCCGCCTGCGTGGCGCTGGAAGACGATGGCCGCTACAACGCCGGCAGCGGCTCGGTGCTGTGCCTGGACGGTCGCACTGTCGAGATGGATGCCGCCGTGATGGATTCCCAGGGCACGCTGGGCGCCGTTGCCTGCATCCAGCGGGTGAAGAATCCCGTGCTGGTCGCGCAGGCCGTCTCGCGCACGCCGCACTGGCTGCTGGCGGGCGAAGGCGCGGAACGCTTCGCCCGCACGGCCGGCTTCCCGCTGTACCA contains:
- a CDS encoding class I SAM-dependent methyltransferase, with translation MMNVTASGGPADLGAAAAAPADLSAPATASTTPRTLPLPDAAALVELGRALRKARYRFTTVTPATHSRVKGRSDHVWARDLADVFGWSRPFRADALAPELLALMIRAGIAQPHRDGWRSTLRVSSLGDALYFHSAYPTSESDAVFFGPDTYRFARALRAELAVIEAGGRPVKRAADVGAGAGPGALTIARSQPGAEVLALDINGRAMHLCRVNAQLAELPNVAVRHSNLLQDVPGDFDLIVSNPPYLLDKSERAYRHGGGELGAGLSIALTKQAIGRLAPGGSLLLYTGVAMVRNEDPFLRRVEPMLTQAGMNWHYEELDPDVFGEELDTPAYAEADRIAAVWLKASKPLH
- a CDS encoding IS5 family transposase, which produces MAQALLPDDLWSLIEAHLPAYSRSPKGGRPRINDRAALTGILFVLKTGIPWEYLPRELGCGSGMTCWRRLHQWMQAGVWQRVHEAVLRRLRGYDQIMWDRACIDAASVPAPAGGVHTGRNPTDRGKLGCKHHLLVDQRGLPLVAQITGAQVHDSRLLIPLVESIPAVKGLSGRARKRPGKLHADRAYASRAHRAWLRRRGISARIARYGVESRERLGRWRWVVERTLGWLHRFRRLRIRYERRADIHQAFLSLACSLICWRYVERFC
- a CDS encoding iron-containing redox enzyme family protein codes for the protein MPTTALAQLPQSTVDTGSAKAVYDALHDGADPGVAAAYLEARLAEAAALPCDLPGTIDEMAAWITRHTDAVGAEYRAYLAARKGGAPRRFFKTRSQALYFLKAVAPTKLVDGAWLYGVLDRWQDPDYLPLIRIYLEELGNGVPDKNHVTIYRKLLEQHGCENWQGLPDRHYVQGAIQLALAAGADDFLPELIGYNLGYEQLPLHLLITSYELNELGIDPYYFTLHVTVDNADTGHAHTALEAVKRLLPRVGDRAAFLRRVAAGFRLNDLGIGTVEAIASFDLERETVAMLASKAVVGKNMHSDYCRVAGRTVNDWLAEPGQIPTFLEKLEQQGWIRRGEPAENSRFWKLINGERAEMFGVFSPYEQQLLQDWIVTPRDGSEPAIARVPSHRALRRSLDTLDQAPARNTAPRGVIRHTFPADEHAWQTIGCELRLLEAQLAATSSKDEAMTMLIGLMAPSQHHTSAGLMATRVFNRLYQ
- a CDS encoding GNAT family N-acetyltransferase, whose product is MNVITTTRRFVLREFEPPDADLFVAYQTAPDFAMFHLASERGEDHARRVFRLFLDWQLERPRDNYQLAIAALERPANLIGSCGIRQERCAEGEAVFGIELARSYWGRFRYAQEVSEALINWAFDTLQLSALVADTAFENDAVARLAEACGFVRTHADEKQWWRLERSAWHGNIT